One genomic window of Legionella jordanis includes the following:
- a CDS encoding amino acid adenylation domain-containing protein — protein MLHHFIEAFSLAVKNHPQKPAIYFGNEVYSYEQVNQLSNKIAHEIAKNRLPKETIIPLVLGRTANLIITMVGILKSGCAFLPISPSSPCSRIEYILEETKAKLLFCDTPIQFKLSNEIKKIAPQDLHPNAESDFQPSYFGHDLAYVMYTSGSTGKPKGVLIEHQSMMNLFSSLIETLDLTENELFLALTDYTFDISLIELLMPLTLAASVVLTEHGVVADGNKIRQYLNTFDISFMQATPLTWEILLKNGWMNNGLTRILVGGEKFKTSLAAKLQYEKGNIWNVYGPTETSMWSMIYHLNSPISTESVPLGEPVANTSLKLVYEEGHPEEAELYIGGLGVARGYLNAEELTRTKFIQDDAGQERFYKTGDLVTQAEDGTICYIGRKDDQLKFGGIRIEAGEIEASIEQEIFVKKAVVKIHEHHDYYKTLAAYVEIDEELLFSQGSHIISEDSSSYMEKIYDEVYRHAKEFEEGAINTCGWQNSFNGKTFMGEELLESYTNIREYIQQSDLSHVLEVGCGTGSLLLDYLPDAQQVTLVEISQNAIDYVKSIVPKAHLHKVSFKLESIINIHELNQYSCIIVNSVVQYLPNIKSLMDSLRQLIKATKPGGVLLIGDVRSLELLEVFLSIKHACHHPEKNEVCPSHLYYKSRDAEIVLSPLFFYALKEQFKRISWVDINVKHGDYSNELNYFRYDVILHIEKEVTQVDCEVWGFNEVNSHENLQSLTRDKTKPVKIKNIPYNYFENLCKKLNVHETSYLNNLLIHTSLDEKKKALASSMIHDQFEGFNKFIHYHPHAPQNYLEMLLIPALNKTTLIRPMEKEKVDSFYAHCREPFSPWLQKFCFDHIKMHVKKHVMTWVNPSIYIWVEKWPQTINGKLDKKKLSLPGAYTYDHDKGSVLAQLKQMWLNITGDNALISEEFWTHGISSLSMYYFLATINETFHLHMTYHEFHQHNTMEKVAVYIEHLLEGSIGQNQE, from the coding sequence ATGCTACACCATTTTATTGAGGCATTTTCCCTTGCCGTCAAAAATCATCCTCAAAAACCAGCAATTTACTTTGGAAATGAAGTTTATAGTTATGAGCAAGTCAATCAATTGTCCAATAAAATAGCTCATGAAATTGCAAAAAATAGACTTCCAAAGGAAACCATTATTCCTTTAGTTTTAGGAAGAACAGCGAATCTCATAATAACCATGGTAGGCATATTAAAGTCAGGGTGCGCATTTTTACCGATCAGTCCCTCTTCTCCTTGTTCAAGAATCGAATACATTCTAGAAGAAACAAAAGCCAAACTGCTCTTTTGCGACACTCCCATTCAATTTAAACTGTCTAATGAGATTAAGAAAATCGCTCCTCAAGATCTGCACCCTAATGCGGAGAGCGACTTTCAACCCAGTTATTTTGGGCATGATTTGGCTTATGTGATGTACACGTCAGGCTCCACGGGCAAGCCAAAAGGAGTGCTGATAGAACACCAGTCTATGATGAACCTGTTTTCGTCTCTGATTGAAACCCTCGATTTAACCGAAAACGAGCTATTCTTAGCCCTTACCGACTATACATTCGACATTTCTTTAATTGAATTATTGATGCCACTAACCCTTGCTGCCTCTGTCGTACTGACCGAACACGGTGTTGTTGCTGATGGAAATAAGATCCGGCAGTACCTGAATACTTTTGACATCAGCTTTATGCAGGCTACGCCTTTAACCTGGGAAATTTTATTAAAAAATGGCTGGATGAATAATGGATTAACAAGAATTTTGGTTGGTGGTGAAAAATTCAAAACAAGTCTTGCTGCAAAACTGCAATATGAAAAGGGGAATATCTGGAATGTTTATGGACCTACTGAAACCAGCATGTGGTCGATGATTTATCATTTAAACAGCCCAATCAGCACGGAATCCGTTCCTTTAGGAGAGCCGGTTGCCAACACCAGCCTAAAATTGGTTTATGAGGAAGGCCATCCCGAGGAAGCCGAACTGTATATTGGTGGATTAGGTGTAGCCAGAGGCTATTTAAATGCGGAAGAGCTTACAAGGACCAAATTCATTCAAGATGATGCAGGACAAGAACGTTTCTACAAGACAGGAGATTTAGTAACCCAAGCAGAGGATGGAACGATTTGTTATATCGGACGCAAAGATGATCAATTGAAATTTGGCGGCATACGCATTGAGGCAGGAGAAATCGAAGCATCTATTGAGCAAGAAATCTTTGTAAAAAAAGCAGTAGTAAAGATTCACGAGCATCATGATTACTACAAAACGCTGGCTGCTTATGTTGAAATTGATGAAGAGTTATTATTTTCCCAGGGTTCACACATCATCAGTGAAGATTCATCCTCATACATGGAAAAGATTTACGATGAAGTTTACCGCCATGCTAAAGAATTTGAGGAAGGTGCCATCAATACCTGTGGTTGGCAAAATTCTTTTAACGGCAAAACCTTCATGGGAGAGGAGCTTTTAGAATCCTATACGAACATCCGGGAATACATTCAGCAGTCTGACCTATCCCATGTGCTGGAAGTTGGATGTGGCACAGGAAGCCTACTGCTGGATTATCTTCCAGATGCCCAACAAGTGACTTTGGTTGAAATATCACAAAATGCAATAGACTACGTTAAGTCAATCGTTCCTAAAGCCCATTTGCATAAAGTGTCATTCAAATTGGAATCGATTATCAATATCCATGAATTAAATCAATACAGCTGCATCATAGTTAACTCGGTTGTCCAATATCTGCCCAATATAAAGTCACTTATGGATTCATTAAGACAACTGATTAAAGCAACCAAACCAGGAGGCGTTTTGCTAATTGGTGATGTGCGTTCCTTAGAGTTGCTAGAGGTCTTCCTGTCCATTAAGCACGCTTGCCATCATCCTGAAAAGAATGAGGTCTGCCCTTCTCATCTCTATTACAAATCAAGAGATGCCGAAATCGTTTTATCTCCCCTTTTCTTTTACGCCTTAAAAGAACAGTTTAAACGGATCAGTTGGGTAGATATCAACGTAAAGCATGGCGATTACTCTAACGAACTTAATTATTTCCGCTATGATGTAATATTGCATATCGAGAAGGAGGTCACACAGGTCGATTGTGAGGTCTGGGGATTTAACGAGGTTAATTCCCATGAAAATTTGCAATCTTTAACAAGGGACAAGACAAAACCGGTTAAAATAAAGAACATACCTTATAATTATTTTGAAAACCTGTGTAAAAAACTCAATGTACATGAAACAAGTTATCTCAACAATTTACTAATCCATACCTCATTGGATGAAAAAAAGAAAGCCCTTGCTTCCTCAATGATACATGACCAATTTGAAGGTTTTAATAAGTTTATTCATTACCACCCGCATGCTCCTCAGAACTATTTAGAAATGCTATTGATTCCAGCTTTAAACAAAACGACTTTGATTCGCCCTATGGAGAAGGAGAAAGTGGACTCCTTTTACGCACATTGCAGAGAACCCTTTAGTCCGTGGCTGCAAAAGTTCTGTTTTGATCATATAAAAATGCATGTTAAGAAGCACGTCATGACCTGGGTTAATCCTTCAATATATATATGGGTTGAAAAATGGCCTCAAACCATTAACGGGAAATTAGATAAAAAGAAACTGTCTTTACCAGGTGCTTACACTTATGACCATGATAAAGGTTCTGTTTTAGCACAGTTGAAGCAGATGTGGCTAAATATAACTGGGGATAATGCATTAATATCGGAAGAATTTTGGACTCATGGGATATCATCCTTATCCATGTATTATTTTTTAGCAACGATCAATGAAACATTCCATCTTCACATGACCTATCATGAATTTCATCAACACAACACCATGGAAAAAGTTGCAGTCTATATTGAACACTTATTAGAAGGGTCCATCGGTCAAAACCAAGAATAA
- a CDS encoding response regulator: MADNAQTILNQNREHLDALFFLSSRKTEQLVFFLNSDHDIERLILKTDQSYFLNLSSYLHRPFKEVLDYLSLNGGVFCNFIQKAKTTLFEHSELSDKQSNHKYQLSVVYTGSLYVVILTTVDRSSEALKTYINSIINSLPGAIYWKDKEGHYLGCNQFVAQMAGFERPEQVIGKTDFDLCWKEFAQDWRNLDLEVMRENKTYKREEIAKLADGRIITELTIKRPLFNEKSEIVGIIGTSMDITEQKNLEQDLISARKKAEAASLAKTEFLENMRHDIRTPLTGIVGFADILKIEADNPQIKEYADNLIASSHALLDLLDEVLEAIRVSSGEIPKLKKKFSLYKTLEHIIKLTRAKAAQKKLDLTLDFEPTIPNYLIGDKVRVHRIILELIANALNFTDFGFVKLSAKLAKRNHREIIVKLIVEDSGIGIPQDKQQEIYLQFKRLTPSYQGIYKGAGLGLSVVKQFIDELGGEIYVESEPRKGSKFTCIIPLQEPLLEEDLGVDEELEKAIDSPYLSTYAEEIKPSQPQTPKTKNRILVVEDNSIAQSIATSMLKGMNCEVDIAENGKQAIALWKTGNYDLIFMDIGLPDMDGYEVTHLIRVQEITQKSHTPIIALTAHIGEENKKRCIDAGMNAVITKPLTAKYCTDIVDSFIPGRKQEELKQEPAFQSSVSEENSTLFNLKDFPILDIEKGIDTTGSESMLVEMLSIMITESLPNDLESLKKAHEADDWYTVQRIAHKIKGGAVYVGTVKIKMACQYLEGYWKTGQRDLLLPLYQQAVTVISESLQEIKRWLNEH; encoded by the coding sequence ATGGCGGATAATGCTCAAACAATATTAAATCAAAACAGAGAACATCTTGATGCACTGTTTTTTCTCTCATCGAGGAAAACAGAACAACTTGTATTTTTTCTTAATTCTGACCACGATATTGAGAGGTTAATTCTAAAGACGGATCAAAGCTATTTTTTAAACCTTTCCTCCTACCTTCATAGGCCATTTAAGGAAGTGCTTGACTATTTAAGTTTGAATGGCGGTGTGTTCTGCAATTTTATCCAGAAAGCCAAGACAACACTGTTTGAGCACTCAGAACTTAGCGATAAGCAATCCAATCATAAATATCAACTTTCCGTTGTTTATACGGGTTCACTGTATGTAGTGATACTGACCACAGTGGATAGAAGCAGTGAAGCATTAAAAACTTACATCAACAGCATTATTAATTCGTTGCCTGGCGCTATTTATTGGAAAGACAAAGAAGGTCATTACCTTGGATGCAACCAATTTGTGGCCCAGATGGCTGGATTTGAGCGTCCCGAACAAGTTATTGGCAAAACTGATTTTGATTTATGTTGGAAAGAATTTGCGCAAGACTGGAGAAATCTAGATTTGGAGGTAATGCGGGAAAACAAGACTTATAAGAGAGAAGAAATTGCAAAATTAGCTGATGGACGAATTATTACCGAACTGACCATCAAAAGACCATTATTTAATGAAAAAAGTGAAATTGTTGGCATTATTGGTACCTCCATGGACATCACTGAGCAAAAAAATCTAGAGCAGGATTTAATTTCCGCCAGGAAAAAAGCTGAGGCAGCCAGTCTTGCCAAAACTGAATTTCTTGAAAATATGCGTCATGATATAAGAACGCCACTCACAGGCATCGTTGGCTTTGCTGACATTTTAAAAATTGAGGCCGACAATCCCCAGATTAAGGAATATGCCGATAATTTAATCGCCTCAAGTCATGCTCTTTTGGATTTGTTGGATGAGGTCTTAGAAGCCATTCGAGTGAGTTCAGGGGAAATTCCGAAACTGAAGAAAAAATTTAGCCTCTATAAAACACTTGAACACATCATCAAGTTGACAAGAGCAAAAGCCGCACAAAAGAAACTGGATTTAACTCTTGATTTCGAGCCCACCATCCCCAATTACCTCATTGGTGATAAAGTTAGAGTTCATCGCATCATTCTAGAATTAATTGCCAATGCACTTAATTTTACTGACTTCGGTTTTGTAAAATTATCTGCAAAACTGGCAAAACGAAATCACCGTGAGATTATAGTCAAATTAATCGTTGAAGATTCAGGCATTGGGATTCCTCAAGATAAACAACAAGAAATTTATCTTCAATTTAAACGTTTAACCCCCTCCTATCAGGGTATTTATAAAGGAGCCGGTCTTGGTTTATCAGTGGTTAAACAATTCATCGATGAATTGGGTGGTGAAATCTATGTGGAAAGTGAGCCTCGCAAGGGTTCAAAGTTCACCTGCATTATTCCCTTACAAGAACCCCTTCTGGAAGAAGACTTAGGAGTTGATGAAGAGCTTGAGAAAGCCATTGATTCCCCCTACTTATCTACTTATGCCGAAGAAATAAAACCTTCTCAACCCCAAACACCAAAAACTAAAAATCGTATTCTGGTTGTTGAAGACAATTCGATTGCGCAATCTATAGCAACGTCAATGTTGAAAGGCATGAATTGCGAAGTGGATATCGCTGAAAATGGCAAACAAGCTATTGCACTCTGGAAAACAGGAAATTATGACTTAATTTTCATGGATATTGGTCTACCTGATATGGATGGTTATGAAGTAACCCACCTCATACGAGTTCAGGAAATCACCCAAAAATCTCACACTCCCATCATTGCACTCACTGCTCATATTGGCGAAGAGAACAAAAAACGTTGTATTGATGCAGGAATGAATGCGGTAATTACAAAACCTTTAACTGCTAAATACTGTACTGATATTGTGGATAGCTTTATACCGGGGAGAAAACAAGAAGAACTAAAACAAGAACCAGCCTTCCAAAGCAGCGTCTCCGAAGAAAACTCAACTTTATTTAATTTGAAAGATTTTCCCATTTTGGATATAGAAAAAGGCATAGACACCACAGGCAGTGAAAGCATGTTGGTGGAAATGTTGTCCATTATGATAACTGAGTCATTGCCAAATGATTTGGAATCGTTGAAGAAAGCCCATGAAGCGGATGACTGGTATACTGTCCAGAGAATTGCCCATAAAATCAAGGGCGGTGCAGTTTATGTAGGCACCGTCAAAATTAAGATGGCATGTCAATATCTGGAAGGTTATTGGAAGACAGGTCAACGTGATTTACTGCTACCACTCTACCAGCAAGCTGTCACAGTTATTAGTGAAAGCCTTCAGGAAATTAAGCGATGGTTGAACGAGCATTAA
- a CDS encoding MBL fold metallo-hydrolase: protein MHIEPFLDPNTATYSYIVVDENTKSCAVIDPVLDFDMPSGRITTVSADKVVAYIRQHQLQLEWILETHAHADHLSASYYLKEQLGGKIAIGEHIKMVLEYWVPLFNLPNKLLEGKQFDHLFEDQETFYIGSIPVQVMYTPGHTPACVTYLIEDTAFVGDTLFMPYVGTARTDFPGGSAATLYDSIQKILSLPENTRLFSCHDYPPEDQPPQCLSTVGQQKQQNTMVKMGISKEDYIAARLAKDKGKPVPKLLLPSLQVNIMAGQLVEPENNAVQYLKIPLNRL from the coding sequence ATGCACATTGAACCATTTTTAGATCCCAATACAGCCACTTACAGCTATATCGTGGTTGATGAGAACACAAAATCGTGCGCTGTCATTGATCCTGTTCTTGATTTCGATATGCCTTCTGGACGAATAACCACTGTTTCGGCAGATAAAGTTGTTGCATATATCCGTCAACATCAGTTGCAACTAGAATGGATTTTAGAGACTCATGCCCATGCGGATCACCTCAGCGCATCCTATTATCTAAAAGAACAACTGGGAGGGAAAATAGCGATAGGCGAACACATAAAAATGGTGCTCGAATATTGGGTTCCGCTATTTAATCTACCTAACAAGCTGTTGGAAGGAAAACAATTTGATCATTTGTTTGAAGATCAAGAAACTTTTTATATTGGCAGCATTCCAGTCCAGGTAATGTATACGCCAGGTCATACACCAGCCTGTGTTACTTATCTTATTGAAGATACTGCATTTGTTGGGGATACCTTATTCATGCCTTATGTTGGGACCGCACGAACTGATTTTCCAGGAGGAAGCGCGGCTACACTCTATGACTCCATACAGAAAATATTATCTTTACCGGAAAACACCAGATTATTCAGCTGTCATGATTATCCTCCTGAAGACCAGCCACCGCAATGTCTGTCAACTGTGGGGCAGCAGAAACAACAAAATACAATGGTGAAAATGGGGATTTCCAAAGAAGACTATATTGCTGCCCGCTTAGCAAAAGATAAAGGAAAGCCAGTACCTAAACTGCTGCTACCTTCTTTACAGGTGAATATCATGGCAGGCCAATTGGTAGAACCTGAGAATAATGCTGTGCAATATTTAAAAATTCCACTGAACCGCTTGTGA
- a CDS encoding sulfite exporter TauE/SafE family protein gives MLLVGYSLAILMGLVLGMIGAGGSILTVPILVYLLGVAPRVATGYSLLVVGSAAFLGAISYWRRKQVYLNVTLIFAVPAMITVFLTRAWLLPHLPEYFIGIPKDRFIMILFSSLMILSSFLLLKPLTIASVHPSQHLSKRHYGKAILSSIGVGLISGLVGAGGGFLIVPALILFFEIKVKEAIGTSLAIIAINSFAGINGDIASGAAFNWGLLILFTSLTLAGLSFGVSIGGKMQERRLKILFGIFTFCIGISILLKEIVSLI, from the coding sequence ATGTTGCTTGTCGGCTATTCCTTGGCCATATTGATGGGTCTGGTATTAGGCATGATTGGAGCAGGTGGTTCCATTTTGACTGTGCCTATACTGGTTTACTTATTAGGTGTGGCACCAAGGGTTGCTACAGGGTATTCACTCTTGGTAGTAGGTAGCGCCGCTTTTTTAGGAGCTATTAGCTATTGGAGACGAAAGCAAGTTTATTTAAATGTAACTTTGATTTTCGCAGTACCTGCCATGATAACGGTCTTTCTAACACGCGCCTGGCTTCTGCCTCATTTGCCTGAATACTTTATTGGTATTCCCAAGGATCGTTTTATCATGATCCTTTTTTCTAGCTTAATGATACTTTCTTCATTCCTTCTGCTTAAACCATTAACGATCGCATCTGTACACCCTTCTCAGCATTTGAGTAAAAGACATTATGGCAAAGCAATACTGAGCAGTATAGGAGTTGGGTTAATATCAGGTTTAGTGGGCGCTGGTGGCGGTTTTTTAATCGTTCCTGCCTTGATTTTATTTTTTGAAATAAAAGTTAAGGAGGCTATAGGGACATCATTGGCGATTATTGCCATCAATTCGTTTGCTGGTATTAACGGAGACATTGCCTCTGGCGCTGCATTTAATTGGGGTTTATTGATTCTCTTTACGTCACTCACCCTTGCAGGCTTATCCTTTGGGGTTTCCATTGGAGGCAAAATGCAGGAGAGGAGGCTTAAAATTTTGTTTGGTATTTTTACTTTTTGCATAGGTATTAGCATCTTGCTCAAAGAAATCGTTTCATTAATTTAA
- a CDS encoding rhodanese-like domain-containing protein: MAMQGVDAKTVKEWLDKKEALLLDVREPVEHAAEKIGGAHLYPLSQMEKLQLPDQKAQKLVLHCRSGKRSAAACQKLLKHNPGLDVYNLEGGIMAWAQSGYPVERANGFSLPLEQQVQLSVGTLILLTSMLAWLLSPVFLVLTALLGLGLIFAGISGHCGLAYVLAQMPWNKSNRNCVSCRKT; the protein is encoded by the coding sequence ATGGCAATGCAGGGTGTTGATGCAAAAACTGTTAAAGAGTGGTTGGATAAAAAAGAAGCATTATTGCTTGATGTGAGGGAACCGGTAGAACATGCTGCAGAGAAGATCGGGGGAGCACATCTTTACCCCTTAAGCCAGATGGAAAAATTGCAATTACCCGATCAGAAAGCCCAAAAGCTGGTATTGCATTGCCGCTCAGGAAAAAGAAGCGCTGCAGCTTGCCAAAAATTGTTGAAGCATAATCCAGGCTTGGATGTGTATAACCTTGAGGGAGGAATTATGGCCTGGGCTCAATCCGGCTATCCCGTTGAAAGGGCAAACGGATTTTCACTCCCTCTTGAACAACAAGTCCAGCTATCTGTTGGGACGCTGATTCTTTTGACTAGCATGCTGGCTTGGTTGCTCTCTCCAGTGTTCCTTGTCCTAACAGCGCTTCTAGGCCTTGGCTTAATTTTCGCAGGAATTAGCGGCCACTGTGGACTAGCTTATGTTTTGGCCCAAATGCCATGGAATAAGTCAAATCGAAATTGCGTATCTTGCAGGAAGACTTAA
- a CDS encoding ArsR/SmtB family transcription factor, which produces MKKNANKAEKMLKLLANERRLLILCHLLKKECSVGELVSHLGLSQSALSQHLAKMRKEAIVNTKKEGTTIYYRIDRPEVEAILSTLYLIYCKE; this is translated from the coding sequence ATGAAAAAAAATGCCAACAAGGCAGAAAAAATGCTTAAGCTTCTTGCCAATGAAAGAAGGCTTTTGATTTTATGCCATTTGCTAAAAAAAGAGTGTTCAGTTGGTGAACTGGTTAGTCATCTTGGCTTATCCCAATCGGCCCTTTCGCAACATTTAGCTAAAATGCGTAAAGAAGCTATAGTCAATACGAAAAAGGAAGGGACAACCATATACTATCGGATTGACCGTCCTGAAGTAGAGGCGATTTTATCCACCCTCTATTTGATTTATTGTAAAGAATAA
- a CDS encoding transposase, whose translation MSLDVDGFDEPVAGDSVTIAISNDHRLMKLAQKLPWEEMLKLVLPDLQRTDRKHWWMGRPLRIRIHLGVYILQQMFNLTDRATEQQVRDNAAFQLFCGYGLIKKWHAPDHTKIEAFRSRLSPETQRRLANLITQQAVKLNYANPQVLDIDSTVQEANIAYPAIANLLVKVAVLASKVGKGLNQLCCGGIKRYHVGLSNLKQIALYYFNLKRKDVGEGILSVVLQRLWRETYADVLPILNDIYLFGNQLASGKYWSLRRSVETLSWRGTMLLQNVHGYLFEGIINTSISSLHAYEVGCFNKGKLNKGVQFGRAYQLGRIGGNFLFVGECTSTYMPDAQSLPMMLNTHEYLFGKGLLASVATDKGYYSLNNEQLLIEKGVLDIQLPRPDRTLNAARETTPWTIRQLLHHRRAGIEPLIGHTKQGGQLGRSRMKSDATTKSAGYAAVFGFNLRQLTRCLAGEVRPKVDVVNNIAANNANIIEKMSMQLA comes from the coding sequence ATGAGTTTAGATGTAGATGGCTTCGATGAACCGGTCGCAGGTGACAGCGTCACCATTGCAATCAGCAATGACCATCGCCTGATGAAGCTGGCCCAGAAACTTCCCTGGGAGGAGATGCTGAAATTAGTATTGCCCGATTTACAACGTACGGATAGAAAACATTGGTGGATGGGTAGGCCCTTGCGCATACGCATTCATCTTGGTGTTTATATTTTACAACAGATGTTTAACCTCACTGACCGTGCAACAGAACAACAAGTACGAGATAATGCCGCCTTTCAATTGTTTTGTGGTTATGGCCTCATCAAGAAATGGCATGCGCCAGACCATACCAAAATTGAGGCATTTCGTTCTCGATTAAGCCCTGAAACGCAGCGCCGACTTGCCAATTTGATAACACAACAAGCTGTTAAACTAAATTACGCTAATCCCCAGGTGCTTGATATTGACTCTACCGTGCAAGAAGCTAATATAGCCTATCCCGCAATTGCCAATTTATTGGTCAAGGTTGCTGTTCTTGCGTCAAAGGTTGGAAAAGGACTGAATCAATTGTGCTGTGGTGGCATAAAGCGTTACCATGTTGGGCTAAGCAATTTAAAACAAATCGCACTGTATTATTTTAATTTGAAACGTAAGGATGTTGGTGAGGGTATATTATCCGTGGTGCTTCAGCGGTTATGGCGTGAAACGTATGCCGATGTACTGCCTATCTTAAATGATATCTATTTGTTTGGTAATCAGTTGGCATCGGGTAAATATTGGTCGCTTCGCCGCTCTGTCGAGACGCTGAGCTGGCGCGGGACTATGTTATTACAGAATGTACATGGTTATCTTTTTGAAGGCATTATCAATACATCGATTTCTTCATTGCATGCTTATGAAGTCGGCTGTTTTAACAAAGGTAAATTAAATAAAGGAGTGCAGTTTGGTCGCGCTTATCAATTAGGACGTATTGGGGGTAATTTTCTTTTTGTTGGCGAATGCACGTCTACTTATATGCCAGATGCCCAGTCTTTACCGATGATGCTCAATACTCATGAGTATCTTTTTGGAAAGGGGTTGCTGGCATCGGTTGCGACAGATAAAGGATATTATTCATTGAACAACGAACAACTATTGATTGAAAAAGGCGTCCTTGATATTCAATTACCCCGTCCTGATAGGACGCTCAATGCGGCTCGTGAAACAACGCCATGGACAATCAGGCAGTTATTGCATCATCGACGTGCTGGTATTGAGCCTTTGATTGGTCACACGAAACAGGGCGGCCAATTGGGCAGAAGCCGCATGAAATCTGATGCAACCACTAAAAGCGCTGGTTACGCCGCTGTATTTGGATTCAATTTAAGGCAGCTTACTCGTTGTCTTGCAGGCGAGGTACGTCCAAAAGTTGATGTAGTGAATAATATTGCAGCAAATAATGCAAATATTATCGAAAAAATGAGCATGCAATTGGCATGA
- a CDS encoding reverse transcriptase domain-containing protein — translation MGEKEHNHREHGATPESLFQAYFDCRKNKRNTMNALRFETDYESNIIALREELNSGTWHPGRSIAFVIDKPVKREIFAADFRDRVVHHWLINQLNPLFEKTFIYDSYASRKGRGAHLGIARAAQFIRKCSLNYQRDCYVLKLDIMSFFIRINRRILWEGLRCFIERHYNQSDKKLILEVARKIVENEPTSHCFIKGKRRDWQDFPKDKSLFYARHYCGLPIGNLTSQVFANFYLNPFDHYIKHDLGVRFYGRYVDDFLLVHEDKMFLKSLIPQMERFLQEELELELHPRKRYLQHYCKGIPFLGVILKPHCIYAGRRIKGNFYDAITKHNAVAKDHKPTKEEQMAFLCSINSYLGILSHYQTYRLRKGMLKKHLSIWWWNLMFFSGGCAKLVAKQRTAR, via the coding sequence ATGGGAGAAAAAGAGCATAACCATAGGGAGCACGGCGCGACACCGGAATCCTTGTTCCAGGCCTATTTTGATTGCCGCAAGAACAAACGCAATACCATGAATGCGCTCCGCTTTGAAACGGATTATGAAAGCAATATCATCGCTTTGCGAGAGGAGCTCAATTCCGGCACCTGGCATCCTGGACGCTCCATTGCTTTTGTGATTGATAAACCGGTGAAACGCGAAATCTTTGCAGCAGACTTTCGTGACCGTGTGGTGCATCACTGGTTAATTAATCAATTGAATCCGCTGTTTGAGAAAACCTTTATTTATGACAGCTATGCGAGCCGCAAAGGACGAGGCGCGCATCTGGGGATTGCACGTGCCGCACAATTTATCCGCAAATGCTCCTTAAATTACCAAAGAGACTGCTACGTGCTAAAACTCGATATCATGAGTTTTTTCATCCGCATTAATCGACGTATTCTCTGGGAAGGCCTTCGCTGCTTTATCGAGAGGCATTATAACCAATCCGATAAGAAATTAATCCTGGAGGTAGCCAGAAAAATCGTTGAAAATGAGCCAACAAGCCACTGTTTTATCAAGGGGAAACGGCGTGATTGGCAGGATTTCCCCAAAGACAAGAGCCTTTTTTATGCCAGACACTACTGCGGACTGCCGATTGGAAACCTCACAAGCCAGGTGTTTGCCAATTTTTATTTAAATCCTTTTGACCATTATATCAAACACGATTTGGGTGTGCGTTTCTATGGCCGTTACGTCGATGATTTTCTTCTGGTGCACGAAGATAAAATGTTTTTAAAATCACTCATACCTCAAATGGAGCGGTTTTTGCAAGAAGAGCTCGAACTCGAGCTTCATCCGCGCAAGCGATACCTGCAGCATTATTGCAAAGGCATTCCTTTTCTTGGGGTGATTCTCAAACCACACTGCATCTATGCCGGTCGTCGCATCAAAGGAAACTTTTATGACGCCATTACAAAGCATAATGCAGTAGCTAAAGACCATAAACCCACGAAAGAGGAGCAAATGGCCTTTTTATGTTCTATCAACTCTTATCTTGGGATTTTAAGTCATTACCAGACGTATCGCCTAAGAAAAGGCATGCTCAAAAAGCACTTATCCATTTGGTGGTGGAATTTGATGTTTTTCAGTGGCGGATGCGCCAAGTTGGTGGCTAAACAAAGAACGGCACGATAA
- a CDS encoding four helix bundle protein: MAFYTELPVYKDSYQLVLKVFEETKNFPREYKYTLGQDMKRDALHLLRCIYRANKHQNRVEHLEAFLDELELLKLEIRLCVEMKLISLKRQALLSELLTRIGKQVTGWRNASR, from the coding sequence ATGGCTTTCTATACGGAGTTACCGGTTTACAAGGACAGTTACCAGCTGGTGTTAAAGGTGTTTGAAGAAACAAAGAATTTCCCAAGGGAATACAAATACACCCTGGGCCAGGACATGAAGCGCGATGCCCTTCATTTGCTTCGTTGTATTTACCGGGCCAACAAGCATCAAAACAGAGTAGAGCATTTGGAGGCGTTTTTAGATGAGTTGGAGTTATTGAAACTGGAAATTCGCCTCTGTGTTGAGATGAAACTGATATCACTTAAAAGGCAAGCCCTGTTAAGTGAACTCTTGACACGCATAGGCAAACAGGTGACCGGCTGGCGTAATGCCAGTCGATAA